Proteins from one Sordaria macrospora chromosome 1, complete sequence genomic window:
- a CDS encoding mitochondrial 37S ribosomal uS11m domain-containing protein, with protein sequence MSRFSTGRLLAQSLFQTISKPAVVPSATPLWTRAFSQTPMRKDADSESSSKLMESLTRGIVGMAADPSELTGDKLATNIGLRDTEDEPYHFHIYAHKHNCHITVTKPNRDAIISLSCGNLGFKKSNRKHYDSAYQLGAYVVDKMHQMNLHNKIKKMEVVLRGFGPGREAVIKVLLGNEGRMLRNSIVRVADATRLKFGGTRSKKPRRLG encoded by the coding sequence ATGAGCCGCTTCTCTACCGGCCGCCTTCTGGCGCAAAGCCTCTTCCAGACAATCAGCAAGCCCGCCGTCGTCCCAAGCGCTACGCCACTATGGACGCGGGCGTTCTCTCAGACCCCCATGCGGAAGGACGCCGACTCCGAAAGCTCATCCAAGTTGATGGAGTCTCTGACTCGGGGCATTGTCGGCATGGCCGCTGATCCCTCCGAGTTGACCGGCGACAAGCTTGCGACCAACATTGGATTGAGGGACACCGAGGACGAGCCATACCACTTTCACATCTACGCACACAAGCACAACTGTCACATTACCGTCACCAAGCCGAACCGCGACGCCATCATATCCCTTTCGTGCGGCAACCTCGGCTTCAAGAAGTCCAACCGCAAACACTACGACTCGGCATATCAGTTGGGCGCCTACGTAGTGGACAAGATGCATCAGATGAACCTGCacaacaagatcaagaagatggaggtggtcCTACGAGGTTTCGGCCCTGGAAGAGAGGCGGTCATCAAGGTGCTTCTCGGAAACGAAGGAAGGATGTTGCGCAACTCCATCGTGCGTGTGGCCGATGCCACGCGCCTTAAGTTCGGTGGTACAAGGAGCAAGAAGCCCAGACGTTTGGGTTAA